A window from Drosophila gunungcola strain Sukarami unplaced genomic scaffold, Dgunungcola_SK_2 000145F, whole genome shotgun sequence encodes these proteins:
- the LOC128265679 gene encoding uncharacterized protein LOC128265679, with protein MSALTEALGKIVFFFIWAVSEKFGHFGYFCAVQLNGRTDGYGWMTCRPADVQIHISVHSKRVFGNVGMDLCTSDSALELRQECRPSVDDERSPPDGKGGWQRSGRVRGNQPPAFDLRFRCEEKSAWN; from the exons ATGTCTGCTTTGACGGAGGCACTCGGAAAaatcgttttcttttttatatggGCCGTTTCAGAG aaatttggacattttGGATATTTTTGCGCCGTGCAGTTGAATGGTCGGACGGATGGATATGGATGGATGACTTGTCGGCCGGCGGATGTACAGATACACATATCCGTACACTCGAAACGAGTGTTCGGGAATGTCGGCATGGATTTGTGCACTTCTGACAGCGCTCTGGAGTTGCGCCAAGAATGCCGCCCATCAGTGGATGATGAACGATCTCCGCCGGATGGCAAGGGGGGATGGCAGAGATCCGGCAGAGTTCGGGGCAATCAGCCTCCGG cTTTTGACCTGCGCTTCCGCTGTGAGGAAAAGTCAGCATGGaattga
- the LOC128265677 gene encoding uncharacterized protein LOC128265677 — MARRSRIWLLRCFLPLLLLVGVAPPKVTAIRSSQSLALLRARDQCSRALTPAQRLQLDKMQYEDAPHVRLYLHCFWARLQLWQDASGFQAERIIQSFGGERRLNVEQALPAINGCNAKTRSRESGSGSGSVSESQAVVDWCFRAFTCVMATPVGDWYKRHMSDVINGNA; from the exons ATGGCACGGCGATCGCGGATCTGGTTGCTCAGG TGTTTTTtgccactgctgctgttggtgggcgtggcaccgcCCAAGGTCACAGCCATCCGCTCCTCGCAGTCGCTGGCCCTGCTGCGGGCCCGCGATCAGTGCTCCCGTGCCCTCACTCCCGCCCAGCGCCTCCAGCTGGACAAGATGCAGTACGAGGACGCGCCGCACGTGCGCCTCTACCTGCACTGCTTCTGGGCGCGGCTGCAGCTCTGGCAGGACGCCTCCGGGTTCCAGGCAGAGCGCATCATCCAGAGTTTCGGCGGCGAGCGACGCCTCAATGTGGAGCAGGCGCTGCCCGCCATCAACGGGTGCAATGCGAAGACGAGGTCCAGGGAATCGGGTTCGGGATCGGGTTCCGTATCGGAATCCCAGGCAGTGGTCGACTGGTGCTTCCGGGCATTCACCTGTGTGATGGCCACGCCAGTGGGCGACTGGTACAAGCGCCACATGTCCGATGTCATCAATGGAAATGCCTAA
- the LOC128265651 gene encoding AN1-type zinc finger protein 5 — protein MKSQPKESIIGSSDAAGIHGQGIGFVLAGEDHQDHQEEQQQQQQQQQQQQQQQQQQQQDVAEEEQESKAATSNEASHDHDQNQKDQHTNPDQDAPKKRCDKCGKKLGLTGGFPCRCGGTYCGTHRYSDRHECKFDYREMGANEIRRDNPLVVATKLPKI, from the coding sequence atgaaaagccAACCGAAAGAATCCATCATAGGCAGCAGCGATGCGGCGGGGATCCATGGCCAGGGCATAGGCTTTGTCCTGGCGGGGGAGGATCATCAGGATCatcaggaggagcagcagcaacagcagcagcagcagcagcaacagcaacagcagcagcaacagcagcagcaggatgtagccgaggaggagcaggagtcAAAGGCGGCGACCAGCAATGAAGCGTCCCATGATCAcgaccaaaaccaaaaagatCAGCATACCAATCCAGATCAGGATGCGCCGAAGAAGCGCTGCGACAAGTGCGGCAAGAAGCTCGGCCTCACCGGCGGCTTCCCCTGCCGATGCGGCGGCACCTATTGCGGCACCCACCGGTACAGTGACCGCCATGAGTGCAAGTTCGACTACCGCGAAATGGGCGCCAACGAGATCCGGCGCGACAATCCCCTCGTCGTGGCCACCAAGCTGCCAAAGATCTGA
- the LOC128265678 gene encoding sarcocystatin-A: MFVAKILLLCTACVLVSATPHGFGGPMIVGGPRTLEGEDLVAAQQTLQSSLTKLASGDGPHYRISRILSASVQVVAGSKHVYSVELIDNKGATKVCDVEIWSRSWLENGIEVIFKCPNEPELVKKHSA; the protein is encoded by the exons ATGTTCGTCGCCAAGATTTTGCTACTGTGCACCGCCTGCGTGCTGGTCAGTGCCACGCCCCACGGATTTGGGGGACCCATGATTGTGGGCGGCCCCAGGACTCTGGAGGGTGAGGATCTGGTCGCGGCCCAGCAAACCCTACAGTCATCCCTGACTAAGCTGGCCTCTGGCGATGGACCCCACTACCG CATCTCAAGGATCCTTTCGGCATCGGTACAGGTAGTTGCCGGCTCCAAACACGTTTACTCCGTGGAGCTGATCGACAACAAGGGTGCCACCAAAGTGTGCGATGTGGAAATTTGGTCCCGATCCTGGCTTGAGAACGGAATCGAGGTGATCTTCAAGTGTCCCAACGAACCAGAACTGGTTAAAAAACACagtgcataa
- the LOC128265673 gene encoding uncharacterized protein LOC128265673, translating to MTSSRNFLLMVLLVASACIAHLEAKTVFRRTDKISENFKQLDLPPEEIDPNVAPPESEPPKVDADADADVVEQAVVTPASLVDESANEIASGDVDVETPNAVAAEVAAPEAAAPAVATTLAAKPKPKPTAAPTTAKPENPISKFCKCTETHCDCCRKFGLPLLPSGPGCAKIAYLGNDEMSVSLKYGDITLASRRISSKRARPICVGLPGGYSKFCGKVYGLSRSKDAKDFKACLAFELRADDEVEASLRVSCFKFGPEGLRVAEAEPLPVKPSSDDDDDDDDDLFGFAAGGDDDEDDEDDYDSDNDADADADTDDDDDAEDYADDDEAEAPEDADYGGFSLAGLLDELDDDDEEKPAKKPAAVAAVAAVDQTREHVTPEGQGTTTSTSVNDQVQSKDDSGAVATGETAAAVAPVEGGEVVVTPTPDTTATATATDDDSTTPKSKKSKKTKKNKKKKSSAVEATDETGFAYELLNGILDFFN from the exons ATGACCAGCTCGAGGAACTTCCTGCTGAtggtgctgctggtggccAGTGCCTGCATCGCCCATTTGGAGGCCAAGACCGTCTTCCGGCGCACGGACAAGATCTCGGAGAACTTCAAGCAGCTGGATCTGCCGCCCGAGGAGATTGACCCCAATGTGGCCCCCCCAGAATCGGAACCGCCCAAGgtggatgcggatgcggatgcggatgtggtGGAGCAGGCAGTGGTGACGCCAGCCTCTTTGGTGGACGAGAGTGCCAATGAGATTGCCAGcggggatgtggatgtggagaCCCCAAATGCAGTGGCCGCCGAGGTGGCCGCTCCCGAGGCAGCCGCTCCAGCGGTGGCCACCACTCTGGCcgccaagcccaagcccaagcccaccGCCGCTCCGACCACTGCCAAGCCGGAGAATCCCATTAGCAAGTTCTGCAAGTGCACGGAGACGCATTGCGACTGCTGCCGCAAGTTCGGACTGCCATTGCTGCCCAGTGGACCGGGCTGTGCCAAGATAGCCTATTTGGGCAATGACGAGATGAGCGTGTCCCTGAAGTACGGCGACATCACCCTGGCCTCGCGTCGCATCTCCAGCAAACGGGCCCGTCCCATTTGCGTCGGCCTGCCCGGCGGCTACTCCAAGTTCTGCGGCAAGGTCTACGGTCTGTCCCGGTCCAAGGACGCCAAGGACTTCAAGGCCTGTCTGGCCTTCGAGCTCCGGGCCGACGACGAGGTGGAGGCCTCCCTGCGCGTCTCCTGCTTCAAGTTCGGACCCGAAGGACTCCGCGTCGCCGAGGCGGAGCCGCTGCCCGTGAAGCCCAGCtccgatgacgacgacgacgacgatgatgatCTCTTTGGATTCGCCG CTGGTGGTGACGATGACGAGGATGATGAGGATGACTATGACAGCGACAacgatgcggatgcggatgcggataccgatgacgacgacgacgccgAGGATTATGCGGATGATGACGAGGCCGAAGCGCCCGAGGATGCCGACTATGGTGGCTTCAGCTTGGCGGGATTGCTGGATGAACTGgacgatgacgacgaggaGAAGCCGGCGAAGAAGCCAGCTGCCGTGGCCGCCGTGGCCGCCGTGGATCAAACCCGCGAGCATGTGACTCCCGAAGGGCAAGGCACCACGACCTCCACATCGGTTAACGATCAGGTGCAGAGCAAGGACGATTCGGGAGCTGTGGCAACTGGCGAAACCGCCGCTGCAGTTGCTCCAGTCGAGGGTGGCGAAGTGGTGGTGACCCCTACGCCCGacaccaccgccaccgccaccgccaccgatGATGACTCCACCACGCCCAAGTCCAAGAAGTCCAAGAAGAcgaaaaagaacaaaaagaaGAAGTCGAGCGCCGTTGAGGCGACGGACGAGACCGGTTTCGCCTACGAGCTGCTGAACGGCATCCTGGATTTTTTCAACTGA
- the LOC128265672 gene encoding SET domain-containing protein SmydA-8, with protein sequence MICPKRTSELLDLHLAPFKDKDPAWEVGVSKIAGRGVVATRSLKRGEIIFRDSPLLIGLAAHEEDALNACSVCLKMLPDTRFMCRQGCGLPVCSLCAKKKQHKSDCDLFKSWAPNEPDVANSVIIRLLCVARAINLSKEQRDLIYCLQANLDNNHRTEVRNAAKCFKHFPTDKKLIEIMNRTVAVLRTNGFDKTTDRTNDNQEFNYRALYPLFGVVNHDCIPNAYYTFEDKTNTMLVRAAVDIPAGFEVTTTYTKLFAGNIARHLFLKMKKGFTCKCPRCSDPTEKGAFISGLYCRDTNCTGLVVPEISGLPHPNWNCLECKQKSTHAQMMKSQDFASGAINAKANSNSLRTLVQYLNEKSDSFIPSSNYVVVDAKMSVLQRLQVGREDCSEELANNTRLRYSRDITQVMDKLGLGDSLLRTQLEELLRREEERRAKRLAAEEAAKQQQQKLAEADKLLEAALAKDQAYQADQDQDQDQAQVGTSAGTADPGTAPAPPPAAAELA encoded by the exons ATGATCTGCCCGAAACGCACCTCGGAGCTGCTGGACCTCCATTTGGCGCCGTTCAAGGACAAGGATCCGGCCTGGGAGGTGGGCGTGTCGAAGATCGCGGGCCGCGGGGTGGTGGCCACCAGGAGCCTCAAGCGGGGCGAGATCATTTTCCGGGACAGCCCGCTGCTGATTGGCCTGGCGGCCCACGAGGAGGATGCCCTGAATGCGTGCAGTGTGTGCCTGAAGATGCTGCCCGACACGCGGTTCATGTGCCGCCAGGGATGTGGCCTCCCGGTCTGCAGTCTGTGCGCCAAGAAGAAGCAGCACAAGAGCGACTGCGACCTGTTCAAGTCGTGGGCACCCAACGAGCCGGACGTGGCCAACTCGGTGATCATACGGCTGCTGTGCGTGGCCAGGGCCATCAATCTGAGCAAGGAGCAGAGGGACCTGATCTACTGCCTGCAGGCGAACCTCGACAACAACCACCGCACCGAGGTGCGCAACGCGGCCAAGTGCTTCAAGCACTTCCCCACCGACAAGAAGCTGATCGAGATCATGAACCGCACCGTCGCCGTGCTGCGCACCAATGGCTTCGACAAGACCACCGACCGCACCAACGACAACCAGGAGTTCAACTACCGGGCCCTCTACCCGCTCTTCGGCGTGGTCAACCACGACTGCATTCCCAACGCCTACTACACCTTCGAGGACAAGACCAACACCATGCTCGTCCGCGCCGCCGTCGACATCCCCGCCGGCTTCGAGGTCACCACCACCTACACCAAGCTCTTTGCCGGCAACATCGCCCGCCACCTCTTCCTCAAGATGAAGAAGGGCTTCACCTGCAAGTGCCCGCGCTGCTCCGATCCCACG GAGAAGGGCGCCTTCATCTCGGGCCTGTACTGCCGGGACACCAACTGCACGGGTCTGGTGGTGCCGGAGATCTCCGGGCTGCCGCATCCCAACTGGAACTGTCTGGAGTGCAAGCAGAAGTCCACGCATGCGCAG ATGATGAAGTCGCAGGACTTTGCCAGCGGTGCCATCAACGCCAAGGCCAACTCGAATTCGCTGCGGACACTGGTGCAGTACCTGAACGAGAAGAGCGACAGCTTCATCCCGAGCTCCAACTACGTGGTGGTGGACGCCAAGATGTCCGTGCTGCAGCGCCTCCAAGTCGGCAGGGAGGACTGCTCCGAGGAGCTGGCGAACAACACGCGCCTGCGCTACAGCCGCGACATCACCCAGGTGATGGACAAGCTGGGCCTGGGCGACAGCCTGCTGCGCACCCAGCTGGAGGAGCTCCTCCGGCGCGAGGAGGAGCGCCGGGCCAAGCGGCTGGCCGCGGAGGAGGCCgccaagcagcagcagcagaagctggCCGAGGCGGACAAACTTTTGGAGGCGGCACTGGCCAAGGATCAGGCGTATCAGGcggatcaggatcaggatcaggatcaggcTCAGGTGGGCACATCGGCGGGCACAGCCGATCCTGGCACAGCACCTGCTCCTCCGCCAGCTGCCGCCGAGCTGGCCTAG
- the LOC128265669 gene encoding fibrinogen-like protein 1 has product MLRLPQFFFCTVLALQGSLEDSCQSALNPLLHETYNIRSRLDGIEAGQKVLDLDLKKGLWGVHKKLDSCMIQEQNDYGAILAGIENHLKALNTAVNAKDKLQCQNTMKETIASLQTQIKTREDLINAQQKQINAGFKNRDDQIADLKNLINSIETTKLNQSNELSKCRSKLDEMEPFRVSCSSSPPGWTVIQRRIDGSENFDRNWADYKKGFGNVKGEFFIGLEKLHQLTEARPHELYIKLGKVNGSTSYAHYDGFSIGSEDELYELKSLGKYSGEAGDSLFRNKNKKFTTFDRDSDEYNDGNCAEDENGGWWYGGCGFSFLSGKYYKDGQITNENRMNGIYWGSWQNNYWTISLTYVEMMIRPKSS; this is encoded by the exons ATGCTGAGGCtgccacaattttttttctgtactGTCCTTGCTTTACAAGGATCGCTTGAAGACTCTTGCCAGAGCGCACTAAATCCGCTCTTGCACGAAACTTATAATATCCGAAGCAGGTTGGATGGCATCGAAGCAGGACAGAAGGTCCTGGATCTGGATCTCAAGAAAGGACTTTGGGGGGTACATAAAAAGCTAGATTCGTGTATGATCCAGGAGCAAAATGATTACGGAGCGATATTAGCCGGAATCGAAAACCACCTTAAAGCG CTCAATACAGCAGTCAATGCCAAAGATAAACTCCAGTGCCAAAATACTATGAAAGAGACTATTGCAAGCTTGCAGACTCAAATCAAAACCCGAGAAGATCTTATCAATgcgcaacaaaaacaaatcaatgcAGGCTTCAAAAATAGAGATGATCAAATCGCGGACCTGAAGAATCTGATTAATTCGATTGAAACAACTAAACTTAACCAATCCAATGAGCTCTCGAAATGCCGATCAAAACTCGATGAGATGGAACCATTTCGAGTGTCATGTTCGTCGTCTCCACCTGGCTGGACCGTAATTCAGAGACGGATCGACGGATCCGAGAACTTCGATCGAAACTGGGCCGATTACAAAAAAGGATTTGGAAACGTTAAGGGAGAATTTTTCATTGGCCTGGAAAAGTTGCACCAATTGACTGAGGCACGACCCCACGAACTCTACATTAAGCTTGGGAAGGTTAATGGGTCCACCAGCTATGCTCACTATGACGGCTTTAGCATTGGCAGTGAGGACGAATTGTATGAGCTGAAGAGTCTTGGGAAATATTCCGGCGAAGCCGGAGACTCCCTTTTTCGCAATAAGAACAAAAAGTTCACTACATTTGATCGGGATAGTGACGAATATAACGATGGAAATTGCGCTGAAGACGAAAACGGTGGTTGGTGGTATGGCGGTTGTGGTTTTAG TTTCCTCAGTGGAAAATACTATAAAGATGGCCAAATAACAAATGAGAACAGAATGAACGGAATATACTGGGGCTCATGGCAGAACAACTACTGGACAATATCACTCACCTACGTTGAAATGATGATTAGACCAAAGTCCTCATGA
- the LOC128265670 gene encoding LOW QUALITY PROTEIN: uncharacterized protein LOC128265670 (The sequence of the model RefSeq protein was modified relative to this genomic sequence to represent the inferred CDS: substituted 1 base at 1 genomic stop codon) has product MSSGKILPRRQAVPVLYTRGTHYEVGFDMGRTFGSMIKNFLILSKPLNETYLPLYQSPKGRQIYNETLGSVKDSFPQYIRELEGVADGAEVEFHKLFLLHLDEILPQALKHQPRSKNQPTGCSTIIVNQRIAXRLLGHTEDALTETLNHYYFVVAHVISDKPQGKYNVKEEHFMSLCYAGHLPGYTMSQNHHGLVFSINTISAELLRSGKTPRHFITRALLATSNVDDAFRVLKDAGVGAADACSVNFTFLADPRQMCYNVEVAPSPERKNESHLNIKEIPLGEHNYHVNQFDRIRQDQANELMIDSSISRMRTFGAYKPPMSEQDVRHMLGDVSGGEYCVWRENRRCDEVVKTIAVGIFDLSGRTVSLYSDNPSETEPHCRLPLLFK; this is encoded by the exons GGCCGCACATTCGGGTCGATGATCAAGAACTTTCTGATCTTGTCGAAGCCCCTCAACGAGACCTACTTGCCGCTCTACCAGTCCCCAAAAGGCA GGCAAATATATAATGAGACCCTGGGATCGGTGAAGGACAGCTTCCCGCAGTATATTCGCGAATTGGAGGGCGTGGCCGATGGTGCGGAGGTGGAATTCCATAAG CTATTTTTACTGCATCTGGACGAGATTCTGCCACAGGCATTGAAGCACCAGCCACGCAGCAAGAACCAACCCACTGGATGCTCCACTATTATTGTCAACCAAAGAATTGCGTAA CGCCTGCTGGGCCACACGGAGGATGCCCTGACGGAGACCCTCAACCATTACTACTTCGTGGTGGCCCACGTCATCAGCGACAAGCCGCAGGGCAAGTACAACGTGAAGGAGGAGCACTTCATGTCCCTGTGCTACGCAGGCCACCTGCCCGGCTACACCATGAGCCAGAACCACCACGGACTGGTCTTTAGCATCAATACGATCAGTGCGGAGCTTTTGCGCAGCGGCAAGACCC CTCGTCACTTCATCACCAGAGCCCTGTTGGCCACCAGCAATGTGGACGATGCTTTTAGGGTGCTCAAGGACGCGGGAGTGGGAGCGGCGGATGCCTGTTCCGTGAACTTCACCTTCCTGGC CGATCCGCGACAGATGTGCTACAATGTGGAGGTGGCTCCCTCGCCGGAGCGAAAGAACGAGTCCCATTTGAACATCAAGGAGATTCCGTTGGGGGAGCATAATTACCATGTCAATCA ATTCGATCGCATCCGGCAGGACCAAGCCAACGAACTGATGATCGACTCGAGCATCTCGCGGATGCGGACCTTCGGAGCGTACAAGCCGCCGATGAGCGAGCAGGATGTGCGCCACATGCTCGGCGACGTTTCCGGCGGAGAGTACTGCGTGTGGCGGGAAAACAGAAGGTGCGACGAGGTGGTCAAGACCATTGCCGTGGGCATCTTCGATCTCAGCGGCAGGACGGTCTCCCTCTACTCGGACAATCCCAGCGAGACGGAGCCCCACTGCCGCCTGCCGCTCCTCTTCAAGTAG